One window of the Streptomyces asoensis genome contains the following:
- a CDS encoding MFS transporter, whose translation MTGHTYRRLFRTPEFTPLFLSAAAQTAAGTVSGLALGTLVYRATDSPLLSAVSMFGPSLAQVLGATFFLSGADRLSPRSALTGLSLAFAAATAVLALPGLPVWGVFAVVLLQGLVASLGGGVRWGLLNEILTKDGYLPGRSLFNMLSGLMQIIGFATGGALVSVFSPRPVLLLAALLHTTAAVVTRLGLTVRPPRASGRPSVAATRRTNAALWSSRPRRLTYLGLWLPNGLVVGCEALFVSYDPDAAGTLFACGALGMLVGDVTVGRLVPPALRTRLATPLLLLLATPYAFFALRPALPLAAACAALASVGFGASLVQQERLMALTPPELSGHALGLHSAGMLTMQGVSAALAGALAQLTSPATAMTVMALASIAVTLTLKVAGRADAEREANDFGGVRG comes from the coding sequence ATGACCGGCCACACATACCGACGGCTCTTCCGCACCCCCGAGTTCACGCCCCTCTTCCTCTCCGCCGCCGCCCAGACCGCCGCCGGGACGGTGAGCGGGCTCGCCCTCGGCACGCTCGTCTACCGGGCCACCGACTCCCCGCTGCTGTCGGCGGTGAGCATGTTCGGCCCGTCGCTCGCACAGGTGCTGGGCGCGACCTTCTTCCTCTCGGGCGCCGACCGGCTGTCCCCGAGGTCGGCGCTGACCGGCCTCTCCCTCGCCTTCGCCGCCGCGACGGCCGTCCTCGCGCTGCCCGGACTGCCGGTGTGGGGTGTCTTCGCGGTCGTGCTCCTCCAGGGGCTGGTCGCCTCGCTCGGCGGGGGCGTCCGCTGGGGGCTGCTGAACGAGATCCTCACCAAGGACGGCTATCTGCCGGGGCGTTCGCTCTTCAACATGCTGAGCGGGCTGATGCAGATCATCGGATTCGCCACCGGTGGCGCCCTCGTGAGCGTGTTCTCCCCGCGCCCGGTCCTGCTGCTCGCCGCCCTGCTCCACACGACCGCCGCCGTGGTCACCCGCCTCGGCCTGACCGTCCGCCCGCCGCGGGCCTCCGGCAGGCCCTCGGTCGCGGCGACCCGGCGCACCAACGCCGCCCTGTGGTCCTCCCGCCCCCGCCGCCTGACCTATCTGGGCCTGTGGCTCCCCAACGGGCTGGTCGTCGGCTGCGAGGCGCTCTTCGTGTCCTACGACCCCGACGCGGCGGGCACGTTGTTCGCCTGCGGTGCGCTGGGCATGCTGGTCGGTGACGTGACCGTGGGCCGCCTCGTCCCGCCGGCCCTGCGCACCCGCCTGGCCACTCCCCTCCTCCTGCTCCTGGCCACTCCCTACGCCTTCTTCGCGCTGCGCCCCGCCCTCCCGCTCGCCGCGGCCTGCGCGGCTCTCGCCTCCGTCGGCTTCGGCGCGAGTTTGGTCCAGCAGGAGCGGCTGATGGCCCTCACCCCACCCGAACTCAGCGGCCATGCGCTGGGGTTGCACTCGGCCGGAATGCTCACGATGCAGGGCGTGAGCGCGGCGTTGGCCGGGGCGTTGGCCCAACTCACCTCACCCGCAACGGCGATGACGGTGATGGCGCTGGCGTCGATCGCGGTGACCCTGACCCTGAAGGTCGCCGGACGAGCCGACGCGGAGCGCGAAGCGAACGACTTCGGTGGGGTGAGGGGGTGA
- a CDS encoding ArsR/SmtB family transcription factor: protein MGWWQVNADTLARSRFVLSPLAETFASLKLLHAGVGTHPGERDWLRDRLPGYRAVLAADPVTALLVRAGLGRSWVADFLTPPPRDGESFEEGVARIRAADPAEARAHLRMSLAGPLPAALDRDDLPDRAAGLLEYVWEAGVRPYWERRRRVLEADVVARTAQVSRGGWAAVLDSLRPGTRWLGESRFQVNLHEYPPREISGAELVFVPVTPKTGWVSWDERERYAVVYPCTGALAEDHRDRARAVPAALGALLGPGRAAVLVLLAGPLSTTQLVALTGQGLGSVGRHLRVLLDAGLVERRRSGRSVLYSRTAAGEVLARAAAG, encoded by the coding sequence ATGGGCTGGTGGCAGGTGAACGCGGACACCCTGGCGCGCAGCCGGTTCGTGCTCTCGCCGCTCGCCGAGACCTTCGCGAGTCTGAAGCTGCTGCACGCGGGCGTGGGGACGCATCCCGGCGAGCGCGACTGGCTGCGCGACCGTCTCCCCGGCTACCGCGCCGTACTGGCGGCCGACCCGGTGACCGCGCTGCTGGTGCGGGCCGGGCTCGGGCGGAGCTGGGTCGCCGACTTCCTCACGCCCCCGCCGAGGGACGGCGAGAGCTTCGAGGAGGGCGTGGCCCGGATACGGGCGGCCGACCCGGCGGAGGCCCGCGCGCATCTGCGGATGTCCCTGGCCGGCCCGCTCCCCGCCGCCCTGGACCGGGACGACCTGCCGGACCGGGCGGCCGGGCTGCTGGAGTACGTGTGGGAGGCGGGCGTACGACCGTACTGGGAGCGGCGACGGCGCGTCCTGGAGGCCGATGTCGTCGCACGGACCGCGCAGGTCAGCCGGGGCGGCTGGGCCGCCGTACTGGACTCGCTGCGGCCGGGGACGCGGTGGCTCGGCGAGAGTCGGTTTCAGGTCAACCTGCACGAGTATCCGCCCCGCGAGATCTCCGGCGCCGAGCTGGTGTTCGTGCCGGTCACCCCGAAGACGGGGTGGGTGTCGTGGGACGAACGGGAGCGGTACGCCGTCGTCTATCCCTGCACGGGGGCGCTCGCCGAGGACCACCGGGACCGGGCCCGTGCCGTACCGGCCGCGCTGGGCGCCCTGCTGGGGCCCGGCCGGGCCGCGGTGCTCGTCCTCCTCGCCGGCCCCCTGAGCACCACCCAGCTGGTCGCCCTGACCGGCCAGGGCCTCGGCTCGGTCGGCCGCCATCTGCGGGTGCTGCTGGACGCGGGGCTGGTGGAGCGACGACGCTCGGGGCGGTCGGTGCTGTACTCGCGGACCGCGGCGGGCGAGGTCCTGGCCAGGGCCGCCGCCGGGTAG
- a CDS encoding glutathione peroxidase, whose amino-acid sequence MTTDAGASPLDVRIDALKGGSAELSQYAGKAVLVVNVASKCGLTPQYTGLEKLQERYAAQGFTVLGVPCNQFLGQEPGTAEEIAEFCSATYGVSFPLTEKVEVNGAERHPLYERLVGFADGEGHDGDIRWNFEKFLIGRDGSVVARFSPQTEPEAAEVVAAIESQLG is encoded by the coding sequence ATGACTACTGATGCAGGTGCCTCTCCCCTCGACGTCCGGATCGACGCCCTCAAGGGCGGTTCCGCGGAGCTCTCCCAGTACGCGGGCAAGGCCGTGCTCGTGGTGAACGTGGCCTCCAAGTGCGGCCTGACCCCGCAGTACACCGGCCTGGAGAAGCTCCAGGAGCGGTACGCCGCCCAGGGCTTCACCGTGCTCGGCGTGCCCTGCAACCAGTTCCTCGGGCAGGAGCCCGGCACCGCCGAGGAGATCGCCGAGTTCTGCTCGGCCACCTACGGCGTGTCCTTCCCGCTGACCGAGAAGGTCGAGGTCAACGGCGCGGAGCGGCACCCGCTGTACGAGCGGCTCGTCGGGTTCGCGGACGGCGAGGGCCACGACGGCGACATCCGCTGGAACTTCGAGAAGTTCCTGATCGGACGGGACGGATCCGTCGTCGCCCGCTTCTCCCCGCAGACCGAGCCCGAGGCCGCCGAGGTCGTCGCGGCCATCGAGAGCCAGCTGGGCTAG
- a CDS encoding MerR family transcriptional regulator produces MDIGDDGALLTIGAFAARARLSAKALRLYDRLGLLAPAHIDEASGYRYYRAGQVERARLVAMLRQLDMPLARIAEVVETTDGPESGELLAAYWGDVEARFAAQRTLAAYLRARLSGRSSEMYEKFEVRLVDVPEQVIVTETRHTLADELPTWIPASLGRLEEAAGECGGVVGAPYVVYYSAVSMESDGPVESCVPVADEAGARGWAAAAQGRGRQFQTRVEPARRLAYTRITKAQVAHPQILAPYEAVEAWMKREGWDYDGPCREIYFADWDAAGAEDPVCDVAFPVKRG; encoded by the coding sequence GTGGACATCGGGGATGACGGCGCGCTGCTCACGATCGGCGCGTTCGCCGCGCGGGCCCGGCTCTCGGCCAAGGCGCTGCGGCTGTACGACCGGCTCGGACTGCTCGCCCCGGCGCACATCGACGAGGCCAGCGGTTACCGCTACTACCGGGCCGGCCAGGTGGAACGCGCCCGGCTGGTGGCCATGCTGCGTCAGCTGGACATGCCGCTCGCGCGGATCGCCGAGGTGGTGGAGACCACTGACGGACCCGAGTCCGGAGAGCTGCTCGCCGCCTACTGGGGCGATGTCGAGGCCCGGTTCGCCGCCCAGCGCACCCTCGCCGCCTACCTCCGTGCACGGTTGTCGGGGAGGAGCTCCGAGATGTACGAGAAGTTCGAGGTCCGGTTGGTCGACGTGCCCGAGCAGGTGATCGTCACCGAGACACGGCACACGCTCGCGGACGAGTTGCCCACATGGATCCCCGCCTCGCTGGGGCGGCTGGAGGAGGCGGCCGGGGAGTGCGGGGGCGTCGTCGGGGCGCCGTACGTCGTCTACTACTCCGCGGTGTCCATGGAGAGCGACGGGCCGGTCGAGTCCTGTGTGCCGGTCGCCGACGAGGCCGGGGCCCGGGGCTGGGCGGCCGCCGCGCAGGGCCGCGGCCGGCAGTTCCAGACGCGAGTGGAGCCGGCCCGGCGGCTCGCGTACACGAGGATCACCAAGGCGCAGGTGGCACACCCGCAGATCCTCGCCCCGTACGAGGCGGTGGAGGCGTGGATGAAGCGGGAGGGCTGGGACTACGACGGGCCCTGCCGGGAGATCTACTTCGCCGACTGGGACGCTGCGGGAGCCGAAGACCCGGTGTGTGACGTGGCGTTCCCGGTGAAGCGGGGCTAG
- a CDS encoding DUF397 domain-containing protein has product MAIQQGAANEWVKSSYSQGNGACVEIKSPLRAAMAVRDSKVTEGPTLAFPADAWNTFVASVKA; this is encoded by the coding sequence ATGGCAATCCAGCAGGGCGCCGCGAACGAGTGGGTCAAGTCCTCCTACTCCCAGGGCAACGGCGCATGCGTCGAGATCAAGTCCCCCCTCCGTGCGGCCATGGCCGTCCGTGACTCCAAGGTCACCGAGGGCCCGACCCTGGCCTTCCCCGCCGACGCGTGGAACACCTTCGTGGCATCGGTCAAGGCATAA
- a CDS encoding helix-turn-helix domain-containing protein: MASNVNPTVRRRRLGQELRRLRELKGMTAEEVAERLLVSQSKISRLENGRRSISQRDVRDLCGVYEVEDQRMVDSLMEMAKDSRQQGWWHAFGDVPYSVYIGLETDAASLRVYDPQVVPGLLQTRQYAEALISGALPEAPPADIEKRIQVRLRRQERISTADNPLRLWAVLDEAALRREVGNRQVMIEQLDYLLEMSQLPHVTVQLIPFTMGAHPGVSGQYAILEFPDAADSSVVYIEGVTSDLYLEKPQDVQKYSVMYEHLRAQALNADQTREFIAKVAKDYAREVAS, translated from the coding sequence GTGGCGTCCAATGTCAATCCCACTGTCAGGCGACGCCGGCTGGGCCAGGAGCTGCGTCGGCTCCGTGAGCTCAAGGGCATGACGGCCGAAGAGGTGGCCGAGCGCCTGCTGGTGTCGCAGTCGAAGATCAGTCGGCTGGAGAACGGCCGGCGCAGCATCAGTCAGCGTGACGTCCGTGACCTGTGCGGGGTGTACGAGGTCGAGGACCAGCGGATGGTCGACTCGCTGATGGAGATGGCCAAGGACTCCCGCCAGCAGGGCTGGTGGCATGCCTTCGGCGATGTTCCGTACAGCGTCTACATCGGTCTGGAGACGGACGCGGCGAGCCTGCGCGTGTACGACCCGCAGGTCGTGCCCGGGCTGCTCCAGACCCGTCAGTACGCGGAGGCGCTGATCTCGGGCGCGCTGCCGGAGGCCCCGCCGGCGGACATCGAGAAGCGGATCCAGGTGCGGCTTCGCCGACAGGAACGTATTTCCACAGCCGACAACCCGTTGCGTCTGTGGGCGGTTCTGGACGAGGCGGCGCTGCGCCGCGAGGTCGGCAACCGGCAGGTGATGATCGAGCAGCTGGACTACCTGCTGGAGATGTCCCAGCTGCCGCACGTGACCGTGCAGTTGATCCCGTTCACCATGGGCGCGCATCCGGGGGTGAGCGGCCAGTACGCGATCCTCGAGTTCCCGGACGCCGCCGACTCCAGCGTGGTCTACATCGAGGGGGTCACCAGCGACCTGTACCTGGAGAAGCCGCAGGACGTCCAGAAGTACAGCGTGATGTACGAGCATCTGCGGGCCCAGGCCCTCAACGCCGACCAGACCCGGGAGTTCATCGCGAAGGTGGCGAAGGACTACGCCAGAGAGGTCGCTTCATGA
- a CDS encoding GOLPH3/VPS74 family protein, protein MGRSRRTIPEELLLLALDPTTGTTAQPQSLDLGLAGAQLVELALAGRIAPDGDRIAVVSPRPTGDPTLDCALELLRRRGAPVRAVHWIGGPRLGLRQTYLSHLERCGMVHAVAGQMCGVLPTTRYQATDTDISREIKARLDSAIRTGVPPDPRTAALAALAHAVGLGKHLYPGNEGRSSRSRLRDLIRHDPMGGLVAHAVMDVQNGAVAQPRRNQAPPGRQAGPGARPAPEPARGVPAQPHRGPMARVVAH, encoded by the coding sequence ATGGGCAGGAGCCGCAGAACAATTCCGGAAGAGCTTTTGTTGCTGGCGCTGGACCCGACCACGGGTACCACCGCACAGCCGCAGTCGCTCGACCTCGGTCTGGCCGGAGCACAGCTAGTGGAGCTGGCGCTGGCCGGACGGATAGCCCCTGACGGGGATCGTATCGCCGTGGTGTCCCCACGGCCGACTGGAGACCCAACGCTGGACTGCGCGTTGGAGTTGCTGCGAAGGCGTGGCGCTCCTGTACGTGCCGTCCACTGGATCGGCGGGCCGCGTCTCGGGCTACGCCAGACCTACCTCTCGCATCTGGAGCGGTGCGGCATGGTTCATGCCGTGGCGGGACAGATGTGCGGAGTGCTGCCGACGACTCGCTACCAGGCGACGGACACCGACATCAGCCGGGAGATCAAGGCCCGGCTGGACTCCGCGATCCGCACCGGCGTACCGCCGGACCCGCGGACCGCGGCGCTCGCCGCACTGGCGCACGCGGTCGGCCTCGGCAAGCACCTGTACCCGGGCAACGAGGGACGTTCGTCCCGCTCCCGGCTGCGGGATCTGATCAGGCACGACCCGATGGGCGGCCTCGTGGCGCACGCCGTGATGGACGTCCAGAACGGCGCGGTGGCACAGCCGCGTCGCAACCAGGCGCCACCCGGCCGGCAGGCCGGACCCGGTGCCAGGCCCGCACCGGAACCCGCCCGTGGCGTTCCGGCGCAGCCGCACCGCGGTCCCATGGCGCGTGTCGTGGCTCACTGA
- a CDS encoding D-alanyl-D-alanine carboxypeptidase — protein MDTATRVFSVRDLKTAESEQPEAVEEGEEPPGAEDGGEATASEPDDDATEAEAAEKTEADADAETEADAETEADAEEAAGAENSGTGTKTESAEPEDAESGSEGAQDGPEGAEAAESASETTEGASGGSDERLREAVAQWVASADDKSSAEEPATDSATDSAAGGKSSDRDTSDENPSDRDTGAEAEERSASDAEADETGEADEPADVKPEAEAEAEPAAKPASKPAPKWASDADEEAAPDAKAGQAGQAGQAGQAGQAEDAEADADADADKPDDSPVDQPTAIFKAPRPKPAVDQPTTMLKLGGATRPKPDEAEAGPKAGPKADEKTDGKAGEKAEPEAPAERTSKFVALKPLDEPRPPKAADVTALVPQVGPERTTQQPLPPRPPLDLLAELTNTPPPPPTPLRTLGRRLKIWTPLVILLLVVFAIAQAVRPLPETALTLTAKDSYTFEGGKTQLPWPGEGQGWIDADGVGTMGSFGKQTPVAIGSVAKTMTAYIILKDHPMKAGEEGPEIDVDATAEKEGGYDVSGDESTLNTVKAGDKLTEKQALSAVLIPSANNIARLLARWDAGTEAAFVEKMNATAKELGMTNTTYTDPSGLKETTVSTAEDQVKLGRAFVKVPALVSISSAASWDDPSGKNWPNYNVLPYKMGAIGIKTGSTTAAGGNLLFASRKEVDGQTVTLVGAILGQHKPRILETVNAVSQTALLAAEDAVTSAKILKKGDVVGYVDDKLGGHTPVVITKDVPAVGWAGMTVKLSFTADDVPHTAKAGTQVGTLTVGDGSSSAVKVPVALQTDLVEPGFSDKLTRIG, from the coding sequence GTGGACACGGCGACGCGAGTGTTCTCGGTACGGGACCTGAAGACCGCGGAGTCCGAACAGCCCGAGGCCGTCGAGGAGGGCGAGGAGCCCCCGGGGGCCGAGGACGGCGGCGAGGCCACGGCGAGCGAGCCCGACGACGACGCCACGGAGGCCGAGGCCGCCGAGAAGACCGAGGCCGACGCCGACGCCGAGACCGAGGCGGACGCCGAGACCGAGGCGGACGCCGAGGAGGCCGCGGGGGCCGAAAACAGCGGCACGGGCACGAAGACCGAGTCCGCCGAGCCCGAGGACGCCGAGAGCGGCTCCGAGGGCGCCCAGGACGGCCCTGAGGGCGCCGAGGCGGCCGAGAGCGCCTCCGAGACCACCGAGGGGGCTTCCGGGGGCAGTGACGAGCGCCTGCGGGAGGCTGTGGCCCAGTGGGTGGCCTCTGCGGACGACAAGAGCTCCGCGGAAGAGCCCGCGACGGACTCGGCGACGGACTCGGCGGCGGGCGGGAAGTCCTCGGACCGGGACACCTCGGACGAGAACCCCTCGGACCGGGACACCGGCGCCGAGGCGGAGGAACGTTCCGCGAGCGACGCCGAAGCCGACGAAACCGGCGAGGCCGACGAGCCCGCCGACGTGAAGCCGGAGGCCGAGGCCGAGGCCGAGCCCGCCGCCAAGCCCGCGTCCAAGCCCGCGCCGAAGTGGGCGTCGGACGCCGACGAGGAAGCCGCCCCGGACGCCAAGGCCGGTCAGGCCGGTCAGGCCGGTCAGGCCGGTCAGGCCGGTCAGGCCGAGGACGCCGAAGCCGACGCCGACGCCGACGCCGACAAGCCCGACGACTCCCCCGTCGACCAGCCCACCGCCATCTTCAAGGCCCCCCGACCCAAGCCCGCCGTCGACCAGCCGACCACCATGCTGAAGCTGGGCGGCGCCACGAGGCCCAAGCCGGACGAGGCCGAGGCCGGCCCGAAGGCCGGCCCGAAGGCCGACGAGAAGACCGACGGGAAGGCCGGCGAGAAGGCCGAGCCCGAGGCCCCCGCCGAGCGGACCAGCAAGTTCGTCGCGCTCAAGCCGCTCGACGAGCCCCGCCCGCCGAAGGCGGCCGACGTCACCGCACTCGTCCCGCAGGTCGGTCCCGAGCGCACCACCCAGCAGCCGCTGCCGCCGAGGCCGCCGCTGGACCTGCTGGCGGAGCTGACGAACACCCCGCCGCCCCCGCCGACTCCGCTGCGCACGCTCGGACGGCGGCTCAAGATCTGGACGCCGCTGGTCATCCTGCTGCTGGTCGTGTTTGCGATCGCGCAGGCCGTACGACCGCTGCCGGAGACCGCTCTCACGCTCACCGCGAAGGACTCGTACACCTTCGAGGGCGGCAAGACGCAGCTGCCCTGGCCGGGTGAGGGACAGGGCTGGATCGACGCCGACGGTGTCGGCACGATGGGCAGCTTCGGCAAGCAGACGCCCGTGGCCATCGGATCGGTCGCCAAGACCATGACGGCGTACATCATCCTCAAGGACCACCCGATGAAGGCCGGGGAGGAAGGTCCGGAGATCGACGTCGACGCGACGGCGGAGAAGGAGGGCGGCTACGACGTCTCCGGCGACGAGTCGACGCTCAACACCGTCAAGGCCGGCGACAAGCTCACCGAGAAGCAGGCCCTGTCGGCCGTCCTGATCCCCTCCGCCAACAACATCGCGCGGCTGCTCGCGCGCTGGGACGCGGGCACGGAGGCGGCGTTCGTGGAGAAGATGAACGCCACCGCCAAGGAACTGGGGATGACGAACACGACGTACACCGACCCGTCGGGCCTGAAGGAGACCACCGTCTCCACGGCCGAGGACCAGGTGAAGCTCGGCCGCGCGTTCGTGAAGGTCCCGGCCCTGGTCTCCATCTCCAGCGCGGCCAGCTGGGACGACCCGTCCGGCAAGAACTGGCCCAACTACAACGTGCTGCCGTACAAGATGGGCGCGATCGGCATCAAGACCGGCAGCACCACCGCGGCCGGCGGCAACCTGCTCTTCGCCTCCCGCAAGGAGGTCGACGGGCAGACGGTGACCCTGGTCGGCGCGATCCTCGGCCAGCACAAGCCGAGGATCCTCGAGACGGTCAACGCGGTCAGCCAGACGGCGCTGCTCGCCGCCGAGGACGCGGTCACCTCGGCGAAGATCCTGAAGAAGGGCGACGTCGTCGGGTATGTGGACGACAAGCTGGGCGGCCACACGCCCGTCGTCATCACCAAGGACGTCCCGGCGGTCGGCTGGGCGGGCATGACGGTGAAGCTGTCCTTCACCGCCGACGACGTTCCGCACACGGCGAAGGCCGGCACCCAGGTGGGCACGCTCACCGTCGGGGACGGCTCCAGCAGTGCCGTGAAGGTGCCGGTCGCCCTTCAGACGGACCTGGTCGAGCCGGGCTTCTCGGACAAGCTGACGCGCATCGGCTGA
- a CDS encoding DMT family transporter has protein sequence MATAEPTRADDTGPDPDAGPRPRVPAPQSGDHDRDDHDGRDAVVELERDHVPDPAAADGRTDDHADGRTDGADPAREPSRTRSAVDRLGGWLRRHPVLSMTALSGVLHLVWFFTFANSGGDLAAQDAWAEFVGRHPDSAYNLAWYGGMHPVSYSMVSPYLMSLLGVRTTMMIAGTISAGLLTLILLRCRPVKNPLWPALAGVFALLCNAASGRVTFGLGNTFALGAVAVVFCWPHRWRYKRWAKALCAAPLAALATMGSPVAGLFVGLVAAALFLQKRRPGAWALGLAPTAVVALSAWLFPFSGTQPMSFGSASLPLLSAVAVFAVVPRDWKTVRITSAVYGLGVLLVWLISSQIGSNITRLAMLFTGVVLMAALPFAVPRSRKWYVIVVAFLGFVGWIGFKSVDDVLRTTPAASWARELAPLVNELQEIGAEKGRVEVVPARSHREASALAPYVNLARGWNRQADMERNPLFYDDTLNSANYHEWLQRWAVHFVVVPKEALDGDGGERERELVQRGLPYLVQIWGDANWQLFKVTDPASLAEPNAVVQRAKQDEMTIDVKKAGRILIRIPYSPWLSVVDAEGKSLKPPQETDASKDRAEGEPKTYDNVDGCLFETEEDAEGDKWTMLVAPRAGVYRLAAPYQLPRGTPCPDELK, from the coding sequence GTGGCCACTGCGGAGCCGACACGCGCCGACGACACCGGTCCGGATCCGGACGCCGGCCCGCGACCGAGGGTGCCCGCCCCGCAGTCGGGCGACCACGACCGTGACGACCATGACGGCCGTGACGCGGTGGTAGAGCTCGAGCGGGACCACGTCCCGGACCCTGCGGCGGCGGACGGCCGTACGGACGACCACGCGGACGGCCGTACGGACGGTGCGGACCCCGCGCGTGAACCGTCCCGTACGAGATCCGCGGTCGACCGGCTGGGCGGGTGGCTGCGACGCCACCCGGTGCTGTCCATGACGGCACTGTCCGGCGTCCTGCATCTCGTCTGGTTCTTCACGTTCGCGAACAGTGGCGGCGACCTCGCGGCGCAGGACGCCTGGGCCGAGTTCGTCGGCCGGCACCCGGACTCCGCGTACAACCTCGCCTGGTACGGCGGCATGCACCCGGTGTCGTACAGCATGGTGTCGCCGTATCTGATGTCCCTGCTCGGCGTCCGGACGACGATGATGATCGCCGGGACGATCTCGGCGGGGCTGCTCACCCTGATCCTGCTGCGCTGCCGGCCCGTGAAGAACCCGTTGTGGCCGGCGCTGGCCGGGGTCTTCGCCCTGCTGTGCAACGCGGCTTCCGGGCGGGTGACGTTCGGGCTCGGCAACACGTTCGCGCTGGGCGCGGTCGCCGTGGTGTTCTGCTGGCCGCACCGCTGGCGCTACAAACGGTGGGCGAAGGCGCTGTGCGCCGCCCCGCTCGCCGCGCTCGCCACGATGGGCTCACCGGTGGCGGGGCTCTTCGTGGGGCTCGTCGCCGCCGCGCTGTTCCTCCAGAAGCGGCGGCCGGGCGCGTGGGCGCTGGGGCTCGCGCCGACTGCCGTGGTCGCCCTGTCCGCCTGGCTGTTCCCGTTCTCCGGCACCCAGCCGATGTCCTTCGGCTCGGCGTCCCTGCCGCTGCTGTCCGCGGTGGCCGTCTTCGCGGTCGTCCCGCGCGACTGGAAGACGGTACGGATCACCTCGGCGGTGTACGGGCTCGGGGTCCTGCTGGTGTGGCTGATCAGCTCGCAGATCGGGTCCAACATCACGCGTCTCGCGATGCTGTTCACGGGCGTGGTGCTGATGGCGGCGCTGCCGTTCGCCGTGCCGCGCAGCCGCAAGTGGTACGTGATCGTGGTGGCGTTCCTCGGGTTCGTGGGCTGGATCGGCTTCAAGTCGGTCGACGACGTGCTGCGGACGACCCCGGCGGCCTCCTGGGCGCGTGAGCTGGCGCCGCTCGTCAACGAACTCCAGGAGATCGGCGCGGAGAAGGGGCGGGTGGAGGTCGTACCGGCCCGCTCGCACCGCGAGGCGTCCGCGCTCGCGCCGTACGTCAACCTCGCCCGGGGCTGGAACCGCCAGGCCGACATGGAGCGCAACCCGCTCTTCTACGACGACACCCTCAACTCGGCGAACTATCACGAGTGGCTCCAGCGGTGGGCCGTGCACTTCGTCGTCGTCCCGAAGGAGGCGCTGGACGGGGACGGCGGCGAACGGGAGCGGGAGCTGGTGCAGCGGGGGCTGCCGTATCTGGTGCAGATCTGGGGCGACGCCAACTGGCAGCTGTTCAAGGTCACCGACCCCGCCTCGCTCGCCGAGCCGAACGCGGTGGTGCAGCGGGCCAAGCAGGACGAGATGACGATCGACGTGAAGAAGGCGGGGCGGATCCTGATCCGGATCCCGTACTCGCCGTGGCTGAGCGTCGTCGACGCGGAGGGCAAGAGCCTGAAGCCGCCGCAGGAGACGGACGCGTCCAAGGACCGGGCCGAGGGGGAGCCGAAGACGTACGACAACGTCGACGGGTGTCTGTTCGAGACGGAGGAGGACGCGGAGGGGGACAAGTGGACGATGCTTGTCGCTCCGCGGGCGGGGGTGTACCGGCTGGCCGCGCCCTATCAGCTGCCGCGGGGTACTCCGTGTCCGGACGAGTTGAAGTGA
- a CDS encoding SDR family oxidoreductase, translating to MSLLTDKTVVVSGVGAGLGHQVAAAVVRDGGNAVLGARTEANLAKSAAVIDPEGARTAYRVTDITDEGQCEALAELARERFGGIDAVVNVAAWDSYFGGVEDADFTTWQSVIDVNLLGSLRMARACLAGLRVRGGSVVFIGTQSAVAAPSQVRQAAYAASKGALTSAMYSLAREWGPHRIRVNTVLPGWMWGPPVQAYVQFTAQTEGVAEEEVLGRLTERMALPGLATDGDVADAAVFLASDRARAITGQSLLVNAGELMR from the coding sequence ATGTCACTGCTCACCGACAAGACCGTCGTCGTCTCGGGAGTCGGCGCCGGGCTCGGTCACCAGGTCGCCGCCGCGGTCGTCCGGGACGGCGGGAACGCCGTGCTGGGGGCGCGGACCGAGGCGAATCTCGCGAAGAGCGCGGCCGTGATCGATCCCGAGGGGGCGCGTACGGCGTACCGGGTCACCGACATCACCGACGAGGGGCAGTGCGAGGCGCTCGCGGAGCTGGCGCGGGAGCGGTTCGGGGGGATCGACGCCGTGGTGAACGTGGCCGCCTGGGACTCCTACTTCGGCGGGGTCGAGGACGCCGACTTCACGACCTGGCAGTCGGTGATCGACGTGAACCTGCTGGGGTCGCTGCGGATGGCGCGGGCGTGTCTGGCCGGGCTGCGGGTGCGGGGCGGGTCGGTGGTGTTCATCGGGACGCAGTCCGCCGTGGCGGCCCCCTCGCAGGTGCGGCAGGCGGCGTACGCGGCCTCCAAGGGCGCGCTGACCAGCGCCATGTACTCGCTCGCGCGGGAGTGGGGTCCGCACCGGATCCGGGTCAACACCGTGCTGCCGGGGTGGATGTGGGGGCCGCCGGTACAGGCCTACGTCCAGTTCACCGCGCAGACGGAGGGGGTCGCGGAGGAGGAGGTGCTGGGGCGGCTCACCGAGCGGATGGCGTTGCCCGGGCTGGCGACGGACGGGGATGTGGCGGACGCGGCGGTGTTCCTGGCGTCGGACCGGGCGCGGGCGATCACGGGACAGTCGTTGCTGGTCAACGCCGGGGAGCTGATGCGTTGA